Proteins found in one Anabas testudineus chromosome 1, fAnaTes1.2, whole genome shotgun sequence genomic segment:
- the soul4 gene encoding heme-binding protein soul4: MALISLEDLEGLDDEQLDDDITDNPEPMEEDDRLLSHWQAVASTHQVSVPPEMTGPIQEMTRNSQQREPLPFAPISRHEKMGEVLYEERVYPAGHWACVTRGEDLYEQSISMGFMKLMRFICKENSAGRYLGMTVPVVSTIHMMEDGNTFEKNVQTSFFLPADFQSSPPQPFDPDITIVHREPIRVVVRPFFGTTTEVTVGRQIALLWEILGVSDELRRDDYMVAVYENPGVPRRRNEIWFIRRSL, encoded by the exons ATGGCACTGATCTCTTTGGAAGACCTTGAGGGATTGGATGATGAGCAGCTAGATGATGACATCACCGACAACCCTGAGCCAATGGAGGAAGATGACAGACTGCTAAGTCACTGGCAGGCGGTGGCCAGCACCCACCAGGTGTCAGTGCCACCAG AAATGACCGGACCCATACAGGAAATGACCCGAAATAGTCAGCAAAGGGAACCACTCCCCTTCGCTCCCATTTCCCGCCATGAGAAG ATGGGGGAGGTCCTGTACGAGGAGCGGGTGTACCCAGCCGGACACTGGGCATGTGTGACCAGAGGAGAAGATCTCTATGAACAGAGCATCTCGATGGGCTTCATGAAGCTGATGCGCTTCATCTGTAAAGAGAACTCTGCAG GCAGGTATCTGGGGATGACGGTGCCAGTGGTGAGCACCATCCACATGATGGAGGACGGAAACACGTTTGAGAAAAACGTCCAGACTTCATTCTTCCTGCCTGCTGACTTCCAGTCCAGCCCCCCCCAGCCCTTCGACCCAGACATCACCATCGTCCACAGAGAGCCAATCAGAGTGGTTGTCAG GCCGTTTTTTGGGACAACCACTGAGGTCACGGTGGGCCGTCAGATCGCTCTGCTGTGGGAGATCCTGGGCGTCAGCGACGAGCTGCGCAGAGACGACTACATGGTGGCCGTGTATGAGAACCCTGGCGTCCCCCGCCGCAGGAACGAGATCTGGTTCATCAGACGTAGTCTGTAG
- the eif4a3 gene encoding eukaryotic initiation factor 4A-III, protein MAAAGAQGRKRILKEEDMTKVEFETSEEVDVTPTFDTMGLREDLLRGIYAYGFEKPSAIQQRAIKQIIKGRDVIAQSQSGTGKTATFCVSVLQCLDIQVRETQALILAPTRELAGQIQKVLLALGDYMNVQCHACIGGTNVGEDIRKLDYGQHVVAGTPGRVFDMIRRRSLRTRAIKMLVLDEADEMLNKGFKEQIYDVYRYLPPATQVVLISATLPHEILEMTNKFMTDPIRILVKRDELTLEGIKQFFVAVEREEWKFDTLCDLYDTLTITQAVIFCNTKRKVDWLTEKMREANFTVSSMHGDMPQKERESIMKEFRSGASRVLISTDVWARGLDVPQVSLIINYDLPNNRELYIHRIGRSGRYGRKGVAINFVKNDDIRILRDIEQYYSTQIDEMPMNVADLI, encoded by the exons ATGGCCGCTGCCGGGGCTCAGGGCAGAAAGAGGATTCTAAAGGAGGAGGACATGACCAAGGTGGAGTTTGAGACCAGCGAGGAGGTGGACGTCACCCCTACTTTCGACACCATGGGTCTGCGGGAGGACTTGCTACGAGGCATCTATGCCTACG GTTTTGAGAAGCCGTCTGCCATCCAGCAGCGAGCCATCAAACAGATAATCAAAGGCAGAGACGTCATCGCTCA GTCTCAGTCTGGAACTGGAAAGACGGCAACTTTCTGcgtgtctgtgctgcagtgtctCGACATCCAG GTGAGGGAGACCCAGGCTCTGATCCTCGCGCCAACCAGAGAACTGGCTGGACAGATTCAGAAG GTGCTGCTAGCTTTGGGAGATTACATGAACGTCCAGTGTCACGCCTGCATTGGGGGTACCAACGTCGGGGAGGACATCAGGAAGCTAGACTACGGTCAGCATGTAGTGGCTGGCACACCTGGACGGGTGTTTG ATATGATTCGTCGCAGGAGTCTGAGGACTAGAGCCATCAAAATGCTGGTTCTGGACGAAGCAGATGAGATGCTTAATAAAG gTTTTAAAGAGCAGATCTACGACGTGTATCGCTACCTGCCCCCGGCCACACAGGTGGTTCTGATCAGCGCCACACTGCCGCACGAGATCCTGGAAATGACCAACAAGTTCATGACGGACCCGATCCGCATCCTGGTCAAACG TGATGAGTTGACTCTGGAGGGAATCAAACAGTTTTTTGTGgctgtggagagagaggagtggaAGTTTGACACTCTGTGTGACCTGTACGACACTCTGACCATCACACAGGCCGTGATCTTCTGCAACACCAAGAGGAAG GTGGACTGGCTGACGGAGAAGATGAGAGAGGCTAACTTCACGGTGTCGTCGATGCATGGAGACATGCCTCAGAAAGAGAGGGAGTCCATCATGAAGGAGTTCAGATCAGGAGCCAG tcgCGTGTTGATATCGACAGATGTGTGGGCTCGAGGTTTGGATGTTCCTCAGGTCTCTCTCATCATCAACTACGACCTGCCTAATAACAGAGAGCTCTACATCCACAG GATTGGCCGATCCGGACGTTACGGCCGTAAAGGTGTGGCCATAAACTTTGTGAAGAACGATGACATCAGGATCCTCAGAGACATCGAGCAGTACTACTCCACCCAGATCGACGAGATGCCCATGAACG tGGCCGACCTGATCTAA